The following proteins are encoded in a genomic region of Myxococcota bacterium:
- the rfbD gene encoding dTDP-4-dehydrorhamnose reductase gives MIGSRGQLGQCLAQQLAADPRVRAVEALARPDVDLADAASLDAALDRAAPAAGDVVANAAAYTAVDACESDEATARAVNALAPERMAARCARAGARFVHVSTDYVFPGDASEPYREDDETGPRTAYGRTKLEGEQRVAAACPDALVVRTSWVFGPGRNFVGAILRQAGLRRAGEASGPLRVVDDQSGSPTYAADLASGLRQLVAAGASGLFHLCNRGATTWWDFARAILDESGHADLAIDRARTADLALPAPRPAYSVLDVARAAALGVALRPWREALVAYLASDPGRALVAASAPREAARAGGA, from the coding sequence GTGATCGGAAGTCGCGGACAGCTCGGGCAGTGCCTCGCGCAGCAGCTCGCGGCCGACCCGCGCGTGCGCGCCGTCGAGGCGCTGGCGCGGCCCGACGTCGACCTCGCGGACGCGGCCTCGCTCGACGCGGCGCTCGATCGCGCCGCGCCCGCAGCGGGCGACGTCGTCGCCAACGCCGCGGCCTACACGGCCGTCGACGCCTGCGAGAGCGACGAGGCGACGGCGCGCGCCGTGAACGCACTCGCACCCGAGCGGATGGCCGCGCGCTGCGCGCGCGCCGGCGCGCGCTTCGTGCACGTCTCGACCGACTACGTGTTCCCCGGCGATGCGAGCGAGCCCTACCGCGAGGACGACGAGACCGGGCCGCGCACGGCCTACGGGCGCACGAAGCTCGAGGGCGAGCAGCGCGTCGCGGCGGCGTGCCCGGATGCGCTCGTCGTGCGCACGAGCTGGGTGTTCGGGCCGGGCCGCAACTTCGTCGGCGCCATCCTCCGCCAGGCGGGGCTGCGCCGCGCGGGCGAAGCGAGCGGGCCGCTCCGCGTCGTCGACGACCAGAGCGGCTCGCCGACCTACGCGGCCGACCTCGCGAGCGGGCTGCGCCAGCTCGTCGCCGCGGGCGCGAGCGGGCTCTTCCACCTGTGCAACCGCGGCGCGACGACGTGGTGGGACTTCGCGCGCGCCATCCTCGACGAGTCCGGCCACGCCGATCTCGCGATCGACCGCGCCCGCACCGCCGACCTCGCACTCCCCGCGCCGCGCCCGGCCTACTCGGTGCTCGACGTCGCGCGCGCCGCCGCGCTCGGCGTCGCGCTGCGGCCGTGGCGCGAGGCGCTCGTCGCCTACCTCGCGAGCGACCCCGGACGCGCACTCGTCGCGGCCTCGGCGCCGCGCGAAGCCGCGCGCGCGGGAGGGGCGTGA
- the lepA gene encoding translation elongation factor 4 — MAHAPEVPRERIRNFCIVAHIDHGKSTLADRLLDATQAVAARDKRDQFLDSMDIERERGITIKAQTARIRYRAQDGLVYVLNLIDTPGHVDFSYEVSRALQACEGAVLVVDAAQGIEAQTLANTYLAIDANLEIIPVVNKIDLPSAEPERVAQEIEDVIGLDAADVIPVSAKEGKGIPELLEAIVHKVPPPRGDAAAPARALVFDSWFDAYVGAVLLVRVFDGVLERRQRVRFMATGKEHEIGEIQVVDPYPRKIEALHAGEVGVVIAGIKTLAEVRIGDTITSAAGGASEPLPGFQEVKPMVFAGLYPVDADDYDDLKAALEKFKLNDSSFRYEPETSAALGFGFRCGFLGFLHAEIVQERLEREYGLNLITTAPTVRYRVVPKFGEPAFEIESPAALPDERERVEEPIVTATIHVPSDYVGVVLALCQERRGVQKDMAVHGSRVQIRYQLPLAEIVTDFHDKLKSITRGYGSFDYELTGYEPADLVKLDILVNGDKVDALSMIVHRAKAQFAGSELARKLKEFIPRQMFQVAIQAAVGSRVIARTTVKALRKNVTAKCYGGDISRKRKLLEKQKEGKKRMKKVGSVEIPQEAFLAALRLGDDS, encoded by the coding sequence ATGGCGCACGCTCCCGAGGTCCCGCGCGAGCGCATCCGCAACTTCTGCATCGTGGCGCACATCGACCACGGCAAGAGCACGCTCGCCGACCGCCTGCTCGACGCGACGCAGGCCGTCGCGGCGCGCGACAAGCGCGACCAGTTCCTCGACAGCATGGACATCGAGCGCGAGCGCGGCATCACGATCAAGGCGCAGACCGCGCGCATCCGCTACCGGGCGCAGGACGGCCTGGTCTACGTGCTGAACCTGATCGACACACCCGGGCACGTCGACTTCTCGTACGAGGTGTCGCGCGCGCTGCAGGCGTGCGAGGGCGCGGTGCTGGTCGTCGACGCGGCGCAGGGCATCGAGGCGCAGACGCTCGCCAACACCTATCTCGCGATCGACGCGAACCTCGAGATCATCCCGGTCGTCAACAAGATCGATCTCCCGTCGGCCGAGCCCGAGCGCGTGGCGCAGGAGATCGAGGACGTGATCGGCCTCGACGCGGCGGACGTCATCCCCGTGTCGGCCAAGGAAGGGAAGGGCATCCCCGAGCTGCTCGAGGCGATCGTGCACAAGGTGCCGCCGCCGCGCGGCGACGCCGCCGCGCCGGCCCGCGCGCTCGTCTTCGACTCGTGGTTCGACGCGTACGTGGGCGCGGTGCTGCTCGTGCGCGTCTTCGACGGCGTGCTCGAGCGCCGCCAGCGCGTGCGCTTCATGGCGACCGGCAAGGAGCACGAGATCGGCGAGATCCAGGTCGTCGACCCGTACCCGCGCAAGATCGAGGCGCTCCACGCGGGCGAGGTGGGCGTCGTGATCGCGGGCATCAAGACGCTCGCCGAGGTGCGCATCGGCGACACGATCACGAGCGCGGCGGGCGGCGCGAGCGAGCCGCTCCCCGGGTTCCAGGAGGTGAAGCCGATGGTCTTCGCCGGCCTGTACCCCGTCGACGCGGACGACTACGACGACCTGAAGGCGGCGCTCGAGAAGTTCAAGCTCAACGACTCGAGCTTCCGCTACGAGCCGGAGACGAGCGCGGCGCTCGGCTTCGGCTTCCGCTGCGGCTTCCTCGGCTTCCTGCACGCCGAGATCGTGCAGGAGCGGCTCGAGCGCGAGTACGGCCTGAACCTCATCACCACCGCGCCGACCGTGCGCTACCGCGTCGTGCCGAAGTTCGGCGAGCCCGCCTTCGAGATCGAGAGCCCGGCCGCGCTCCCCGACGAGCGCGAGCGCGTCGAGGAGCCCATCGTCACCGCGACGATCCACGTGCCGAGCGACTACGTGGGCGTCGTGCTCGCGCTCTGCCAGGAGCGGCGCGGCGTGCAGAAGGACATGGCGGTGCACGGGAGCCGCGTGCAGATCCGCTACCAGCTCCCGCTCGCGGAGATCGTGACCGACTTCCACGACAAGCTGAAGAGCATCACGCGCGGCTACGGCTCGTTCGACTACGAGCTCACCGGCTACGAGCCCGCCGACCTCGTGAAGCTCGACATCCTCGTGAACGGCGACAAGGTGGACGCGCTCTCGATGATCGTGCACCGCGCGAAGGCGCAGTTCGCGGGCTCCGAGCTCGCGCGCAAGCTCAAGGAGTTCATCCCGCGCCAGATGTTCCAGGTCGCGATCCAGGCCGCGGTCGGCAGCCGCGTGATCGCGCGGACGACGGTGAAGGCGCTGCGCAAGAACGTCACCGCGAAGTGCTACGGCGGCGACATCAGCCGCAAGCGCAAGCTGCTCGAGAAGCAGAAGGAAGGGAAGAAGCGCATGAAGAAGGTGGGCTCGGTCGAGATCCCCCAGGAGGCCTTCCTCGCGGCGCTCCGCCTCGGGGACGACTCGTGA
- the lepB gene encoding signal peptidase I, producing the protein MSEGGAGPAETGEESEREMTFGEKVWEQVSTLGLAIVIALAIRAVVIEPYRIPSGSMLPTLLIGDHLFVNKFLYGAQIPFTHVRLPAVRAPERGDIVVFRVARGPHGEIAPADVEPLWRRDDFVKRVVGLPGDRIEVRPGGEVWINGERMASAPNGRRFVDERGVPLEMRVEQLGVCEHLVVDDPRTLGKVQAPYTIPEGRYFMMGDNRDNSQDSRAWGTVALDDFKGPAFILYWSWNHEGNFLAFLNPVNWFRIPKRWDRMMHRVRCGDLEAPDEAGLLHDAQPSAFQNRG; encoded by the coding sequence GTGAGCGAGGGCGGCGCGGGGCCGGCGGAGACCGGCGAGGAGTCCGAGCGCGAGATGACCTTCGGCGAGAAGGTCTGGGAGCAGGTGAGCACGCTCGGGCTCGCGATCGTGATCGCGCTCGCGATCCGCGCCGTCGTGATCGAGCCCTATCGCATCCCGAGCGGGTCGATGCTTCCGACGCTGCTGATCGGCGACCATCTCTTCGTCAACAAGTTCCTGTACGGCGCGCAGATCCCGTTCACGCACGTGCGGCTCCCGGCGGTGCGCGCGCCGGAGCGCGGCGACATCGTCGTCTTCCGCGTCGCGCGCGGCCCGCACGGCGAGATCGCGCCCGCGGACGTCGAGCCCCTCTGGCGTCGCGACGACTTCGTGAAGCGCGTCGTCGGGCTCCCCGGCGACCGCATCGAGGTGCGCCCGGGCGGCGAGGTCTGGATCAACGGCGAGCGCATGGCGAGCGCGCCGAACGGGCGCCGCTTCGTCGACGAGCGCGGCGTGCCGCTCGAGATGCGCGTCGAGCAGCTCGGCGTGTGCGAGCACCTCGTCGTCGACGACCCGCGCACGCTCGGGAAGGTGCAGGCGCCCTACACGATTCCGGAAGGGCGCTACTTCATGATGGGCGACAACCGCGACAACTCGCAGGACAGCCGCGCCTGGGGAACCGTCGCGCTCGACGACTTCAAGGGGCCGGCGTTCATCCTCTACTGGTCGTGGAACCACGAGGGCAACTTCCTCGCGTTCCTGAACCCCGTGAACTGGTTCCGCATCCCGAAGCGCTGGGATCGCATGATGCACCGCGTGCGCTGCGGCGACCTCGAGGCGCCCGACGAGGCGGGCCTGCTGCACGACGCGCAGCCGAGCGCGTTCCAGAACAGGGGTTGA
- the pyrR gene encoding bifunctional pyr operon transcriptional regulator/uracil phosphoribosyltransferase PyrR, with translation MRIAHEIVERNADPGELYLVAIPNGGVPLGRLLVENIEKISERRAPLGILDTTLYRDDLATSGERPPLRKTEMPSSVDGRVVVLVEDVVNTGRTIRAAMDALMDFGRPRMVQVVALVDRGHRELPIKIDFVGKNIPTQAHEKVHLVAEPTGREPMCVVLETSEGRDAQGGGQA, from the coding sequence ATGCGCATCGCGCACGAGATCGTCGAGCGCAACGCCGACCCCGGCGAGCTCTACCTCGTCGCGATCCCGAACGGCGGCGTCCCGCTCGGCCGGCTGCTCGTCGAGAACATCGAGAAGATCAGCGAGCGGCGCGCGCCGCTCGGCATCCTCGACACGACGCTCTACCGCGACGACCTCGCGACGAGCGGCGAGCGCCCGCCGCTGCGCAAGACCGAGATGCCCTCGTCCGTCGACGGCCGCGTCGTCGTGCTGGTCGAGGACGTCGTCAACACCGGGCGCACGATCCGCGCGGCGATGGACGCGCTCATGGACTTCGGGCGGCCGCGGATGGTGCAGGTGGTCGCGCTCGTCGACCGCGGCCACCGCGAGCTGCCGATCAAGATCGACTTCGTCGGCAAGAACATCCCGACGCAGGCGCACGAGAAGGTGCACCTCGTCGCGGAGCCGACCGGGCGCGAGCCGATGTGCGTCGTGCTCGAGACGAGCGAAGGGCGCGACGCGCAGGGTGGGGGGCAGGCATGA
- a CDS encoding aspartate carbamoyltransferase catalytic subunit, with protein MIGSDLLGIEDLEPHEIERILDTAERMQEIGTREVKKVPTLRGQTIVNLFFEPSTRTASSFEIAGKRLSADVVNFSASSSSLTKAESILDTAQTLDAMDPDCVIVRHKVAGVPKRIADVLDAPVINAGDGAHEHPTQALLDMLTVRQRKGRLDGLSVAIVGDITHSRVARSNIYGFSKMGAEVRVTGPPTMLPPAIETLGVKACGTLREALDGVDVVMMLRIQRERSQGALFPSIREYSATYGLDRAKLRFAKDDAIVMHPGPVNRGVELSTELVDQGPSVILDQVRNGVAIRMAVLYLFSGRPRLGERGEPVERSDGTERGERGEAA; from the coding sequence ATGATCGGGAGCGATCTGCTCGGCATCGAGGATCTCGAGCCGCACGAGATCGAGAGGATCCTCGACACCGCCGAGCGCATGCAGGAGATCGGCACGCGCGAGGTGAAGAAGGTGCCGACGCTGCGCGGACAGACGATCGTGAACCTGTTCTTCGAGCCGTCGACGCGCACGGCGTCGAGCTTCGAGATCGCGGGCAAGCGCCTGTCGGCCGACGTCGTCAACTTCTCGGCCTCGAGCTCGAGCCTGACGAAGGCCGAGAGCATCCTCGACACCGCGCAGACGCTCGACGCGATGGACCCCGACTGCGTGATCGTGCGGCACAAGGTCGCGGGCGTGCCGAAGCGCATCGCGGACGTGCTCGACGCGCCGGTGATCAACGCGGGCGACGGCGCGCACGAGCACCCGACGCAGGCGCTCCTCGACATGCTCACCGTCCGCCAACGCAAGGGAAGGCTCGACGGGCTGAGCGTCGCGATCGTCGGCGACATCACGCACTCGCGCGTGGCGCGCTCGAACATCTACGGCTTCTCGAAGATGGGCGCGGAGGTGCGCGTCACCGGGCCGCCGACCATGCTGCCGCCCGCGATCGAGACGCTCGGCGTGAAGGCGTGCGGCACGCTGCGCGAGGCGCTCGACGGCGTCGACGTCGTCATGATGCTGCGCATCCAGCGCGAGCGGAGCCAGGGCGCGCTCTTCCCGAGCATCCGCGAGTACTCGGCCACCTACGGGCTCGACCGCGCGAAGCTGCGCTTCGCGAAGGACGACGCGATCGTGATGCACCCGGGCCCCGTGAACCGCGGCGTCGAGCTCTCGACCGAGCTCGTCGACCAGGGCCCGAGCGTGATCCTCGACCAGGTGCGCAACGGCGTCGCGATCCGCATGGCCGTCCTCTACCTGTTCTCGGGACGGCCGCGGCTCGGCGAGCGCGGCGAGCCGGTGGAGCGCAGCGACGGGACGGAGCGCGGCGAGCGCGGGGAGGCGGCCTAG
- a CDS encoding dihydroorotase, with the protein MSRIVIRGGRVLDPASDRDEPADVLLENGWVAAVGPGLEARGAEVLDATGCWVAPGFVDMHAHLREPGQEYKEDLASGGRAGVAGGFTSIACMANTNPVNDDPSVTEFILDRARQESPARVYPVAAATQGLRGEVMTEMAALRAAGAVAFSDDGRTIMDTGVMRRVLEYSRLVDAPVMVHAEDCSLVGHGVVNEGPISTRLGLPGNPTMAEDILVARDLALARATGARLHVAHISSAGAVELVRRARESGVQVTAEVTPHHLTLTDEATLGFDTNTKMAPPLRSREDVEACRRALAEGVIDAIATDHAPHAVHEKEQDFEAAPPGILGLETAFPVVLELVRDGVLTPLALVRALSHAPARLLGLDAGSLREGAPGDVVVLSPDRRFVYDPAKGYSKSRNSPWAGHAFEGCVVATLVGGRLVYHHDRGVLVD; encoded by the coding sequence ATGTCGCGCATCGTGATCCGCGGCGGCCGGGTGCTCGACCCGGCGAGCGACCGGGACGAGCCGGCGGACGTGCTCCTCGAGAACGGCTGGGTCGCCGCCGTCGGCCCCGGCCTCGAGGCGCGCGGCGCCGAGGTGCTCGACGCGACGGGCTGCTGGGTGGCGCCGGGCTTCGTCGACATGCACGCGCACCTGCGCGAGCCCGGGCAGGAGTACAAGGAGGATCTCGCCTCCGGCGGTCGCGCGGGCGTCGCGGGCGGCTTCACGTCGATCGCCTGCATGGCGAACACGAACCCGGTGAACGACGACCCGTCGGTCACCGAGTTCATCCTCGACCGCGCGCGCCAGGAGTCGCCGGCGCGCGTCTACCCCGTCGCGGCCGCGACGCAGGGGCTGCGCGGCGAGGTGATGACCGAGATGGCGGCGCTGCGCGCCGCGGGCGCGGTCGCCTTCAGCGACGACGGCCGGACCATCATGGACACGGGCGTGATGCGCCGCGTGCTCGAGTACTCGCGGCTCGTCGACGCGCCGGTGATGGTCCACGCCGAGGACTGCTCGCTCGTCGGCCACGGCGTCGTCAACGAGGGCCCGATCTCGACGCGGCTCGGCCTGCCCGGCAACCCGACGATGGCCGAGGACATCCTCGTGGCGCGCGACCTCGCACTCGCGCGCGCGACGGGGGCGCGCCTGCACGTGGCGCACATCTCGTCCGCCGGCGCCGTCGAGCTCGTGCGCCGCGCGCGCGAGAGCGGCGTGCAGGTGACGGCGGAGGTGACGCCGCACCACCTGACGCTCACCGACGAGGCGACGCTCGGCTTCGACACGAACACGAAGATGGCGCCGCCGCTGCGCTCGCGGGAGGACGTCGAGGCGTGCCGCCGCGCGCTCGCGGAGGGCGTGATCGACGCGATCGCGACCGACCACGCGCCGCACGCCGTCCACGAGAAGGAGCAGGACTTCGAGGCCGCGCCGCCCGGCATCCTCGGCCTCGAAACCGCCTTCCCGGTCGTGCTCGAGCTCGTGCGCGACGGCGTGCTCACGCCGCTCGCGCTCGTGCGCGCGCTCTCGCACGCACCCGCGCGGCTGCTCGGCCTCGACGCGGGCTCGCTGCGCGAGGGGGCGCCGGGGGACGTCGTCGTGCTGTCTCCCGACCGCCGGTTCGTGTACGACCCGGCGAAGGGCTATTCCAAGAGCCGCAACTCGCCCTGGGCCGGGCACGCCTTCGAGGGCTGCGTCGTCGCCACGCTGGTCGGCGGCCGCCTCGTCTACCACCACGATCGCGGAGTACTGGTCGATTGA
- the carA gene encoding glutamine-hydrolyzing carbamoyl-phosphate synthase small subunit, with protein sequence MTQRSPLSLGRGDAPIRSARLALADGTVFVGTAFGAPAVADGEIVFNTSMTGYQEIVTDPSYAGQIVAMTYTQIGNVGVNEEDEEAERPFLRGFVVKEQFEEPSSFRARGGLSAYLERHGVPGIAGIDTRALVRRIRSGGAQIAVLSTDPAQQDDAALVARAKAAPTLDGRDLVAEVTTAKPYAWSEGRWPGVPGQPPRRSRPSKRLRLVAYDFGVKRDILRLLVEQGFDVTVVPATTPAADALALAPDAIFLSNGPGDPAAVQGVREHVRALAQAKPLFGICLGHQILGLALGGETRKLKFGHHGGNQPGQDVATGKVAICAENHGYAVDADSLARAGEPVEVTHVNLNDGTVEGLAHRDKPIFSVQYHPEAAPGPHDAAYFFDRFREMAERTAAGERVSGAQIAKGWTPPGSVTAAGE encoded by the coding sequence TTGACGCAACGATCCCCCCTCTCGCTGGGTCGGGGCGACGCCCCGATCCGCTCCGCGCGCCTCGCGCTCGCCGACGGCACGGTCTTCGTCGGCACCGCGTTCGGCGCACCGGCCGTCGCCGACGGCGAGATCGTCTTCAACACGAGCATGACGGGCTACCAGGAGATCGTCACCGATCCCTCGTACGCCGGGCAGATCGTCGCGATGACCTACACGCAGATCGGCAACGTCGGCGTGAACGAAGAGGACGAGGAGGCCGAGCGGCCCTTCCTGCGCGGCTTCGTCGTGAAGGAGCAGTTCGAGGAGCCGAGCAGCTTCCGCGCGCGCGGCGGGCTCTCGGCCTATCTCGAGCGGCACGGCGTGCCGGGCATCGCCGGCATCGACACGCGTGCGCTCGTGCGTCGCATCCGCTCGGGCGGCGCGCAGATCGCGGTGCTGTCGACCGACCCGGCGCAGCAGGACGACGCCGCGCTCGTCGCGCGCGCGAAGGCGGCGCCCACGCTCGACGGCCGCGACCTCGTCGCGGAGGTGACGACCGCGAAGCCCTACGCCTGGAGCGAGGGCCGCTGGCCCGGCGTGCCCGGCCAGCCGCCGCGACGTTCGCGCCCGTCGAAGCGACTGCGCCTCGTCGCCTACGACTTCGGCGTGAAGCGCGACATCCTCCGGCTGCTCGTCGAGCAGGGGTTCGACGTCACGGTCGTGCCCGCGACGACGCCGGCCGCCGATGCGCTCGCGCTCGCGCCCGACGCGATCTTCCTGTCGAACGGCCCGGGCGATCCGGCGGCCGTGCAGGGCGTGCGCGAGCACGTGCGCGCGCTCGCGCAGGCGAAGCCGCTCTTCGGCATCTGCCTCGGGCACCAGATCCTCGGTCTCGCGCTCGGCGGCGAGACGCGCAAGCTCAAGTTCGGGCACCACGGCGGCAACCAGCCGGGCCAGGACGTCGCGACCGGGAAGGTCGCCATCTGCGCCGAGAACCACGGCTACGCCGTCGACGCCGACTCGCTCGCACGCGCGGGCGAGCCCGTCGAGGTCACGCACGTGAACCTCAACGACGGGACGGTCGAGGGCCTCGCGCACCGCGACAAGCCGATCTTCTCCGTGCAGTACCACCCCGAGGCGGCGCCGGGCCCGCACGACGCCGCGTACTTCTTCGATCGCTTCCGCGAGATGGCCGAACGCACGGCCGCCGGCGAGCGCGTCTCGGGCGCGCAGATCGCGAAGGGCTGGACGCCTCCGGGCTCCGTCACCGCAGCAGGGGAGTAG